Within the Miscanthus floridulus cultivar M001 chromosome 2, ASM1932011v1, whole genome shotgun sequence genome, the region ACTGCTCTGCTCGCCGGCTTCTCTTCTCTGCCTCCTCTGGCAGGTCAGTGCTTCACTAGCTGGCGCTTCAATCCTAGCAAAATGTTGTGAAATTTCTGCTCTGCTGGTGCTGGGGACTACGGAGTACTTAGTGCGCATGATTATTCGTGTTTTCTTGTTGGTTTCTTTTCCGATTTTTTATTTGTCTGCGCTGAAGTTGAAAGGCCTAAATGCCGTCACCTGAGCCCGTGCGCATTTCACTGTGATCCTTATTTTTGGCATCCATAGTAACTATGGTTCACAAATACGAATCTGAAGATAGCAACAGAGAGTTTGTTTAGAGTTGCATTACTAGCCAATCCAAACATGAATCCCGCCTGGCCGCCAGTATCATTATCTGTTGAAAAGATGTTAGAACTTCCATCCCTTTTGGCCACTGAATGACTGAAGCAGCAATCAGTTGTGCAAACAATgatgtccttgtcctttcatatacTGACCTGAGCACTATGACTTCAGATAGCAAGTTTGATGTCAAGAGGGACCATTTCTTATGTccgctctgtgtggggtctggggaagggtgtcagtggcaagccttaccctcgcctgcgcaatgcgaggagaccgcgactcgaacccgggaccttccggtcacaggcggtaagactctaccgcttgcaccaggcccgcccttcacaaATCAGTCTACCTGCCATTATTTGTATTACAACTGGATGCACATATATTGCTGAATAGCCTCAATTCTAGTATTTTTTATGTATGGCCTATGGCCAAGGGATGAATGAGTAATTTCTTATGTTTGTACTGCTACTGCATGAGTGCATGCCCGTGAAATACATATCAATTCTAGCGAACTATGTTACTCTCAGTTGTGTCTTAGTTTGTGATATTAAAATACATCACACCGCATGGTCTTAGGGTCTGTCGCCTTGTGAGGTCTTCAAGGGAGAGAAAAAAGATCATATCTTGATACTGAAGGCCCAAAATTTGCCTGATTTtctccttgattgtttctgcAGAAGCATATGATCCTCTTGATCCAACTGGGAATATCACAATCAAATGGGATGTCATGCAGTGGACTTCAGATGGCTATGTTGTAAGTACACTGTTAATACTACTAAGACATGTTTTATATATACTAACAAGACCTTACATCTTAAATGACGAATTGTTTGAGAAAGATGAGATggcaggctcagaaattagttcTTTCTGAATTCCAAGGAAAATTACCACATAAAGATCATGCATTTGAGTTCTGTCTGACATTCACTGTTTGCATCATATTAAATTGTAATCTTACCAAATGCCTGAAAGTGCTATAGTTTCATGCTGAAGACAGGCATGACCACATGACTGGTGTTTTgcacataatttttttttgaaccaTGTTTTGCACATCATCTTAGTATAAGCGTAACACTATAAAAGGGGAACATATATGCAAGCTCTCTTTTGTGTTGCTGATGTTATGTGAAATCTGTTCTGCAGGCTGTTGTTTCCATATACAACTACCATAAATACCGACATATCCAAGCACCCGGGTGGAACCTTGGATGGGTGTGGGCAAAGAAGGAGATCATTTGGACCATGGTTGGTGGGCAGACCACAGAGCAAGGGGATTGCTCTCAGTTCAAAGGCAATATACCACACTGCTGCAAGAGGGATCCAGCAGTTGTTGACTTGCTTCCTGGGACACCTTACAACATGCAGGTTGCAAATTGTTGCAAAGGAGGAGTGCTTAACTCATGGGTTCAAGATCCAGTCAGTGCAGTGGCATCATTTCAGATCAGTGTTGGCCGATCTGGTACTACCAACTACACAGTGAAAGCGCCACTAAACTTCACTCTGAAGGCCCCAGGACCAGGATACAGTTGTGGAGCAGCTCATGTGGTGAAACCTCCTATGAAGTTCATTTCTCAGGACAGAAGGAGAACCACTCAAGCTCATGGTAAGTTGTTCCAGCATTCTTCTTTAGGT harbors:
- the LOC136539621 gene encoding COBRA-like protein 2 isoform X3 → MARLRLLLLRHLAAATALLAGFSSLPPLADSKFDVKRDHFLCPLCVGSGEGCQWQALPSPAQCEETATRTRDLPVTGEAYDPLDPTGNITIKWDVMQWTSDGYVAVVSIYNYHKYRHIQAPGWNLGWVWAKKEIIWTMVGGQTTEQGDCSQFKGNIPHCCKRDPAVVDLLPGTPYNMQVANCCKGGVLNSWVQDPVSAVASFQISVGRSGTTNYTVKAPLNFTLKAPGPGYSCGAAHVVKPPMKFISQDRRRTTQAHVTWNVTCTYSQFVAQRAPTCCVSLSSFYNETIVNCPKCSCGCQNTRSGNCVEGNSPFLASVVNGPGKSSMAPLVQCTPHMCPIRVHWHVKLNYREYWRVKITVTNWNYRMNYSQWNLVVQHPNFDKVTTIFSFNYKPLNPYGMILECCGVSSTTMTCSWWLGQMEMCNLSFCSGRTR